Sequence from the Uloborus diversus isolate 005 chromosome 8, Udiv.v.3.1, whole genome shotgun sequence genome:
AGAATTACAAGAAGCTGAAGAGATGTGGATAAAAACTGTGCAGTGGGAAGTGTTCCGCGAGGAAATTCAAAGACTTCAAAAGAATCAGCAGATTAGTAAATCTTCTAAGATTTATTCCTTATCTCCATATCTGGACGAGACTGGTGTTCTTAGGGTAAGAGGACGTCAAAGGAGGCTCCAttgactgaaaatgaaaaacatccaGTTTTACTTCCGAAATCGAAATTTGCGGAATTGGTGATTTTTCATGAACATCTTCGTGTCTTTCATTCGGGTGTATCATCAACTTTAGCTCAAGTGCGTAAGAAATTCTGGATACCGAAAGGAAGACAGACTGTGAAAAGAGTTATTTCTACTTGTTTAATCTGCAAAAAATATTCGTTAAAACCAGCTAAGCAGTTAACTGGTCAATTACCCTTGGAACGTATTGCTGAAAGTCCACCGTTTACTAATGTGGGAACTGACTTTAGTGGTGCAATAACTGTTAAATCTAAATTAAACAGTTGTGAGAAAGTGTACATTGTATTATTTACATGTGCCGTAACTAGAGCGGTTCATATTGAAGTAGTGCAAGATATGTCCGTAAAAAGTTTTATCTTAGCTTTGAGACGTTTCCTAGCAAGAAgaggaaatacaaaaataatattttctgataatgcaaAGACTTTCCGTTCATCTTGTGAAATACTGAaatcttttcgtaaaataataaAGCATCCAGAGCTGCAGAATTTTGTAGCGTCGGAAAACATCATTTGGAAATTTATTCCAGAACGTTCTCCATGGTGGGGAGGTTTCTGGGAACGATTGATGAAAAGTATTAAAGACCCGCTGAGAAAAATACTCGGTAGAGCTCTATTGACATTAGAAGAGCTTGCTACCATCCTTACAGAAATTGagtttattttgaataatagacCAATTACCTATGAGTTCAATGATTTAAATGAACCAATTGCATTAACAccttcatgttttttatttccagGAAAGGACAAGATTAACTTTCCAAATTATTTCCTTGAGGTATTTGACAAAAGCTCTAACCAAAAGACTTTACAGAAACGTAAATTGTTCCAGACTCGTttaatcaagcaaatttggtCTCAATGGAAAGAAcagtatttattgcaattgagaaGTGCTCATAATTTTTTAGTTCCTCACTCCCAACAGAACTTAAAAATTGGAGATGTAGTGCTTGTTGAAGGACCTTTGAAAAATAAGTTACTGTGGGACATGGGTGTGATCGATAAAATTCTCATAGGAAGAGATGGCAATGTACGTGCATGCATAGTCCGCACGTCTAAAGGTTGCTTAAGAAGAGCAATTCAACTACTCTATCCATTCGAAGTGactgttttgaaatgaaatgtattgtttattgaatgtttaaattagtttaatttcagactgaagtaagttgattgttaatttaAGTGATGATTGAAATGTCTAATTTACTTTAAATTGATAGAtctgtttaatttatattaagtTTTAGTGTACTCATCAAAGAGTACAGGTGGGGAGTAtgtggaaaaacttttatgttttttaaaatggcaacagtattaGCCAAGCAGTTTGGTGTATATATACCTAGTGAATTCATGTGTAAGTGCTTCTGTTAAttctgttatgattttaatttatgttcgttcatttagttcataatttttcttcaataaaatgttttaagttaattGGTTTCATGTATCTGTTATAACCGCGTGGCAGAAGAGAGTTTGAAGTTGTTTCGCGACAACATcatcaacactgtaaaaaaattcagaaacattactgactatttccgtgtaacctttcgggatttcaatggtttttatccacttcctggaaatatcaattatcattgacaaaaagtttcctgaattgctacaagttgcacaaatgcagaaatctctctgttgtaaaaaatatttttagctcccagtttaaagattaattgagagtatttataaggtgtatcggcttcagttcgtgTACGGCTTGTCCATGCTAAGTAAACTCCCTatgagagcgaataagtatggactacgtggctttgcaagaattgcaagcaagtgagGTGCtaatacttacttgcaattttaGCTTAGCTTAGCTTAGCTTTGGGAATGCTTCCAGTCCTGCTTTTGGCACTGTCTTTattaatcaggaaggtgccaaacgGTAATATCATCCCTACCCAAGATAAATTTGAACTTCCAGAGACACAacggctttaaacgggaagatttctggatttttcaggaaggttactgaattttagcggaaaactttcctggtttttgcgagatatatTACTGGTAGAAAGtgtgcacatcagctgcccattattttccaggaacgtttctgaatcgtttttacagtgaacaa
This genomic interval carries:
- the LOC129228561 gene encoding uncharacterized protein LOC129228561, which produces MSVKSFILALRRFLARRGNTKIIFSDNAKTFRSSCEILKSFRKIIKHPELQNFVASENIIWKFIPERSPWWGGFWERLMKSIKDPLRKILGRALLTLEELATILTEIEFILNNRPITYEFNDLNEPIALTPSCFLFPGKDKINFPNYFLEVFDKSSNQKTLQKRKLFQTRLIKQIWSQWKEQYLLQLRSAHNFLVPHSQQNLKIGDVVLVEGPLKNKLLWDMGVIDKILIGRDGNVRACIVRTSKGCLRRAIQLLYPFEVTVLK